The window GAGCTGCTGTGCCGTGCGCTGGCTCCCGACGGGCAGGGCGCCGGGCGGCCCCGCCGGGTGCTGGTCACCGGAATGGCCGGGCTCGGCAAGACCGCCCTCGCCGTCCACGCGGCCCACCGCTGCCAGCGGCACTTCCCCGACGGGCAGCTGTACGCCGACCTGCGCGCCCCGGACGGCACTCCCCGGCACCCCACCCGGGTGCTGCGCGGGCTGCTGCGCGCGCTGGGCCCCATGGACGACGTACCGGCCGCCGAGGACCAGGACCAGCTGGTCCGCCTCTACCGCGAGCGGACCCGGGGCAGGCAGCTGCTGATCGTGCTGGACAACGCCTCCGGGGCCGCCCAGCTGGGTCCGCTGCTGCCCAACACCCCGGAACCGGCGGTCCTGGTCACCGGGCGGACGGCCCTGCCCACCGTGGCCGGGGCGCACACCGTGGCCCTCGCCCCCCTGGAGCCCAGGCACTCGCTGGAGCTGCTCTCCGCCGCGGCCGGTCCCGCCCGGGTGGCCGCCGCGCCCGGTGCGGCGTCCTCGATCGTCGAGCACTGCGCCGGTCTGCCCCTCGCCCTGCGGATCGTCGGGACCCGGATCGCGGCCCGCCCGCACTCCACCCCGGACCGGCTCGCGCGCAGGCTGGCCGATCCCGTCACCCGGCTGCGGGAACTGCACTCGGGCGACCTGGACGTCCACACCTCGCTGCTGCCGTCCTGGCGGGCGCTGGAGCCCGAGGTGCGGGCGGTGTTCCCGGTGCTGGCCGCGCTCGGCCCCCAGCCGTTCCCCGCCGCCGAGGCGGCGCTGTCGCTGCGGCTTCCCGAGGCCGAGGCCGAACGGCGGCTCGAGGCGCTCGCCGACGCGGCCCTGCTGGAGGTCAGCGGCGCGGACGAGTGGGGCCAGCCCTGCTACCTGTTCCATCCGCTCGTACGGCTCTTCGCGCTCTCGCTGGACGAGGGTGCGTTGCCCGACTGCGGGAGCTCCGGCCGGACGGAACATAACCGGCGGCTAACTCACCGCCCCTAGCCTCGCCCTGCCCCGCAGCAGCGCGCTCCGGCCCGTATCGACCCCAGGCACGCACCAGCCAACGGCCCGTAACACCGAATGGAGTTGGACCATGACCGAGCTCCTGCCCGCTCGCGCGGACAGTGCCGCGTCCTTCCCGATGACCGAGACGCAGCAGGCACTGATGATCGGACGGGGTGAGGCAGTCGAACTGGGCGGTATCGGCTGCTACGGATACTTCGAATGGGAGCGCGAGGACCTCGATCCCGCGCGTTTCGCCGCCGCCTGGCGCAAGGTGGTCGCCCGGCACGACATGCTCCGCGCGATCGGCCGCACGGACGGCACCCAGTGGGTGCCCGCCGACCCGCTGCCCTTCGACATACCGGTCGTGGACCTGCGCGACCTGTCGGAGGAGGCCGCGCGGGAACGGCTCGCCTCGCTGCGGGACGAGATGAGCCACGTGGTCTTCCCGGTGGGCAGCTGGCCGCTGTTCGACCTGCGGATCATCGAGCTGGGCGGCCCGGGGAACCCCGGCCGGGTCCACCTCGGCATCGACCTCCAGGTGCTGGACGCCTCCAGCGCCTTCCAGGTGCTCTTCCCCGAGCTGGTCGACCTGTACGAGAACCCGGACGCCGAACTCCCGGAGCCCGGGATCGGCTTCGCCGAGTACGCCCGCTGGCGCGCCGACGCCCTGCCGCACACCGAGGCCTTCCGCACCGCCCGTGCGTACTGGCTGGAGCGCATCCCCACCCTGCCGCCGGCCCCCTCGCTGCCCACGGGCGGCTCCGCCGACGGCGGGCGCGAGGTGCGTTTCGACCGGCGCGAGCACCGCCTGTCCCCCGCCGACTGGCAGCGCTTCACCGCGCGGGCGCACGAAGCGGGACTGACCCCGTCGGTGCTGCTCACCGCCGCCTTCGCGGAGGTGGTCCGGTGCTGGGCCGAGGAGTCCGACTTCACCATCAACTACCCGATCTTCCAGCGTCCCGCGGTGCACCCGGACATCGCCGGTGTGCTCGGTGACTTCACCAATGCCGTGATGCTCGCCGCCGACGGTTCGGGCGCGACCTTCCTGGACCGGGCGCACGCCCTGCGCGACCAGCTCGCCCGCGACGCGGAGCACGGCGCCTTCAACGGCGTACGGGTGCTGCGCGAGCTGACCCGGCTGCACGGGGTGGGCGCGCAGGCCGGCATGCCGGTCGTCGTCACCAGCCTGCTCGACTACCCGGTGCGCAGGCCCGTCACGGACCTGGGCCGGGAGGTGTACTCGATCTCGCAGACCCCGCAGGTCTCGCTCGACGTACAGCTGCGCGAACTGGCCGGTGAGCTGCGCGTCATCTGGGACTTCGTCGACGGGGCGTTCGCGCCCGGTTTCGTCGACGCCGCCTTCGGCGTGTACGTGGACCTCCTGGAGCGGATCAACGACGACCCGCAGTCCCTGCACACCCGGCGCTTCGACCTGATCCCGGCGGCCGAGCGGACGCTGCGCCGCCAGGTCAACGACACCGCCGGGCAGATCCCGTACACCACCCTGCACGAGCTGTTCGCCCGGCAGGTGGAGCGTACGCCCGACGCCGAGGCCGTGGTGGACGCCGGCGGACGGCGGCTGAGCTACGCCGAACTGGCCTCGTACGCCTGGCGGATCGGGCACACCCTGCGGGACCACGGGGCGGCCCCGGGCGAGCTGGTCGCCGTGGTGATGGAGAAGGGCTGGGAGCAGTACGCCGCGGTGTACGGGATCCTCGCCTCCGGCGCCGCGTACCTGCCGCTGGATCCGTCCGTGCCCCCGGAGCGGCTGCGCCGCCTGCTCGCCGAGGCCAAGGTCGACCGGATCCTCACCCAGTCCCGCCTGGACTCCCGGATCAGCTGGCCGCCGACGGCCCGCCGCTACCGGGTGGACAAGGACTTCGAGTCGGGCGCCGACACCCGGCCCGACACCGCGCAGACCCCCGCGGACCTCGCGTACACCATCTTCACCTCGGGCTCGACGGGTGAGCCCAAGGGCGTGATGGTCGACCACATCGGCGTGGTCAACCTGGTCCGCGATGTCGCCGAGCGCTTCGAGGTCGGCGCCCGGGACCGGCTGCTTGCCATCTCCGGGCTGCATTTCGACGCCTCGATCTACGACGTCTTCGGGGTGCTGACCCAGGGCGGGACCGTGGTGCTGCCCCCGCCCTTCGAGCACGCCGAGCCCGACGTCTGGGCCGATCTGGTGCAGGCGGAGCAGGTCACCCTGTGGAACTCCGTACCCGTGCTGATGGAACTGCTCGTCGGGGAGGCGGAGGTGCGCGAGCGCCGCGGCGGCGGCCGGCCACTGGAGTCCCTGCGGCTGTCCGTGCTCTCGGGCGACTGGATCCCGCTGACGCTGCCGGACCGGCTGCGGGCGCAGAGCCCGCGGATCCAGGTGGTGGGTTCGGGCGGTCCGACCGAGACGATCTGCTGGTCGCTGTTCCAGCCGATCGGCGAGGTCGACCCGTCCTGGACGAGCAT is drawn from Streptomyces sp. NBC_01232 and contains these coding sequences:
- a CDS encoding non-ribosomal peptide synthetase, whose amino-acid sequence is MTELLPARADSAASFPMTETQQALMIGRGEAVELGGIGCYGYFEWEREDLDPARFAAAWRKVVARHDMLRAIGRTDGTQWVPADPLPFDIPVVDLRDLSEEAARERLASLRDEMSHVVFPVGSWPLFDLRIIELGGPGNPGRVHLGIDLQVLDASSAFQVLFPELVDLYENPDAELPEPGIGFAEYARWRADALPHTEAFRTARAYWLERIPTLPPAPSLPTGGSADGGREVRFDRREHRLSPADWQRFTARAHEAGLTPSVLLTAAFAEVVRCWAEESDFTINYPIFQRPAVHPDIAGVLGDFTNAVMLAADGSGATFLDRAHALRDQLARDAEHGAFNGVRVLRELTRLHGVGAQAGMPVVVTSLLDYPVRRPVTDLGREVYSISQTPQVSLDVQLRELAGELRVIWDFVDGAFAPGFVDAAFGVYVDLLERINDDPQSLHTRRFDLIPAAERTLRRQVNDTAGQIPYTTLHELFARQVERTPDAEAVVDAGGRRLSYAELASYAWRIGHTLRDHGAAPGELVAVVMEKGWEQYAAVYGILASGAAYLPLDPSVPPERLRRLLAEAKVDRILTQSRLDSRISWPPTARRYRVDKDFESGADTRPDTAQTPADLAYTIFTSGSTGEPKGVMVDHIGVVNLVRDVAERFEVGARDRLLAISGLHFDASIYDVFGVLTQGGTVVLPPPFEHAEPDVWADLVQAEQVTLWNSVPVLMELLVGEAEVRERRGGGRPLESLRLSVLSGDWIPLTLPDRLRAQSPRIQVVGSGGPTETICWSLFQPIGEVDPSWTSIPYGRPITNQRYYIVDPAAYERPLGVVGEMAVASDVGLALGYWNDAERTANRFVHLPESGERAYLTGDLGRYLPDGSIEILGRDDFQVKIQGHRIELGEIEAVLRQDPGVGAAVVVAPASAHGVRRLHAFVVADGDAAGPVLERLAAQLPAYMVPAALTVLPELPLTRNGKVDRLLLASSAGRQQQSADEAAVRDGGDGPGSALELVLCAAVADILGLDGVAPGDNFFSLGGDSLSGTRLAGLLKELLGVPVPVKTVFQNPLIRELAERIAADEQHGAEAVAAAEAFGELEADGADEPDAPAGDAVRIRTENTVSTDDSERGQS
- a CDS encoding AfsR/SARP family transcriptional regulator, with translation MLGPVEVRRDGHRVAFSGAKLHTVLAALLVAREEVISDERLCRLLWGWAPPATVSAQLYTYVSRLRKILGDEVLIDRRPPGYAMSIGNATLDLTEFERLALGGREALIAEDFEKAGELLRGALARWNGLPFANATEYLADTEAPRLTEARTVTLEHRIAADLALGRHEQITGELTGLVAEFPLRERIRCQLMTALCRSGRQADAIHLYHHGRAVLADELGVNPGEELQSTYRALLEGTLDRQPRSASSAAVLTGPRRDASGRPAGAPAMLPPDTVDFTGREPELELLCRALAPDGQGAGRPRRVLVTGMAGLGKTALAVHAAHRCQRHFPDGQLYADLRAPDGTPRHPTRVLRGLLRALGPMDDVPAAEDQDQLVRLYRERTRGRQLLIVLDNASGAAQLGPLLPNTPEPAVLVTGRTALPTVAGAHTVALAPLEPRHSLELLSAAAGPARVAAAPGAASSIVEHCAGLPLALRIVGTRIAARPHSTPDRLARRLADPVTRLRELHSGDLDVHTSLLPSWRALEPEVRAVFPVLAALGPQPFPAAEAALSLRLPEAEAERRLEALADAALLEVSGADEWGQPCYLFHPLVRLFALSLDEGALPDCGSSGRTEHNRRLTHRP